In the genome of Piliocolobus tephrosceles isolate RC106 chromosome 20, ASM277652v3, whole genome shotgun sequence, the window ctgggcaacagggtgaaactccatctcaaaaaaaaaaaaaaaaaaagtttttccagCCTTTGCTAGCTAATTCTTCTAGAGCTGCTATCTTGCAAAGAAAAGGAGGACTTCTGAAATTCAGTCTGTCTGCTCTCCTCCTTGCTGCAAAGGGATGGGCCTTTTTGCCTTAAGATTTCAGAACTGGAGGAACATGCCTGCCCCCAGCATTGTTTATGAGAGGTGTAGGGTTCACTCGGTCTTGTTCCATTCTCCTGTCTGACCATggctgggctcaggtgatcttcccgcttccgcctcctgagtagctgagactgcagttGTGTGACTCCACACCTAGCTTGTTTTATCAAACGTGTTTTGGCCCCAGGAGCACCTGGGGTGACTTCATGTTCTTGCACCACACTGTCACTGAGAGCCCACTGCCTGATCCCTGTTTTGTAGGTAGAGGCCAGCTGACCATGTCACCTTGTCCTTGCCCATCCTGGCCCAACTGCCTCTCGCTTGCCTTCCTGCTTGCAAATACGGCTTGGCATTTCAAACAAGTCACATGCTATCTGCAGTCAGGGAGGTGTCACCATATCAGTCCTCCCCCAGCTCATTTGAGGTAGAGGattcacagaaatgcaaaagaactgtCTTTTCTCAAGTCCTGTGCTGTCTGTTGGGGTagtgggggcaggtgcctgtgtGGACACAGCAGTGGACCCTTCGCCGCACCCTTGGGAACTCAGGTTTCTACCGAGGATATGAGGAAGCACTTGGAGCGTGGAACATGGCTGTGCTGGAAAGCACTCAGCGGTGTTAGTGACAGTGATTTTAAGGGTGGGCTCAGTGCCTCAGATGGTATGAAGAGGATGGATAAAAAGTGCGGGTGTGTCAGGTTGTGGGGGACCAGGCCAGTGGGGCGGCAAGCAAAGGCAAGGCAGGAGTGGGTCCCCACGGCCTCTACTGAGAGACCTTGGCTTGCTCGGGCCTTTATCTCCTTCTTGTCCATGTACTCACCTGTCTCACCAGCCAGACTGCGAGCTCCAGGGCGGGGGCTATGGCTTGTTCAGCATGTGTCCCTCATACCTTTTCAGGGCCTTGTTCTGGTAAGTCCTCAGCAAACATAAGTCCTGGTGACAgttatttaaaatagcttttggTGACTCTCACCGCCTCCTTCCTCCCTATGGTGCGTCCCCTTCAACTTGTCCATGATGTTAAAAAGAGATGGCTGGATGCAGAGGATGGTGGCAGCTGTGCTCTGATTCCACTCATGCGTGTCTCAGAGTCCAGGACAGGGCCCGTGAGGCAGGTGGTTGTTTTGAGTAGATTCCTTCCTTGCAAGAAGGGGAATGAGAGGGTTTATGATTGTGCGGGTCTCTGTCAATGGGTGGTtgtgagagagagtgagagggagtgtgtgtgtgtgtgtgtgtgtgtgtgtgtgtgtgtcaggggagCAAGGCTGTCCCACAGGAGTGTGTACAGTGTTTATCCAGCCACCCAGATCAGATCAGAATGcgaacctggccgggcgcggtggctcaagcctgtaatcccagcactttgggaggccgagacgggcggatcacgaggtcaggagatcgagaccatcctggctaacacggtgaaaccccgtctctactaaaaatacaaaaactagccgggcgaggtggcgggcgcctgtagtcccagctactccggaggctgaggcaggagaatggcataaacccgggaggcagagcttgcagtgagctgagatccggccactgcaccccagtccgggcgacagagcgagactccgcctcaaaaaaaaaaaaaaaaaaaaagaaaaaaaaaaaaaaaaaaacagaatgcgAACCTGGAGGGTGCCCATGCCTAGGGCGATTTGCCCAAGCtcaacctctctctcttttcctctttctttttgtagCAGTCCAAGGTTGTGCTCTTGGAAGACCTGGCTTCCCAGGTGGGCCTACGTACTCAGGTAAGCCCTGGAACGTGGCCTGCTGTGTGCAGTGTGGCCAGGGGTCTGTGTGACTAGCAGAGAGGATCTGCCctaaagacagagtcttgatgCACCCTCTACCCTGTCCCCAACCAAGAGTGAGTAGTGCACAGAAGTCTCCTGGCACCCTAGGAATCCTGCATTTTTAATGGATGGAAGAACAggcaggaaacaaaaaaaaaaaatccaaaccccATCACTCTGCCAGCCCCTGTGACCAAAGCAGCCCAAATCAGTTACCTTGACAACTCTCTTGCACAGACTGCACCAGCCTATGTTGCAAACATTACCACTGCCCTGCTTCTAACAGGAGAGATCCTCTTTTGGGGGTCTTGCAGGGCCCAAGACCAGAGCCCCTTCTACCCAGGGCCCTTCCAAAGGCAAAGCACAGAGTCACATTTAGGGGCTCGCATGAGAGGGACATAAAGAGATTTGGCTGTAGTGGGAGGGAGGTTTCAGTGCTTTTTCTGGGGACATTGGTGCCTATCTCTACTCTGAGAATTGTTCTCCTCATAGGACACCATAAATCGCATCCAGGACCTGCTGGCTGAGGGGACTATAACAGGTGAGAGGATAAGAGCCAATCACTGCAGACCTGGCCTTGGAGAGTGTCTAGCCACAGGGGCTGCAGGGATGTGCTGCAGAGGCAGGATGACCACCCAAGATCAGGGGAGGGGTGTGCAACGAGGGGCTTTGTGTAGTTGGATGCAGTTACAAGGAGGACGTGCCAGGGCCTGGAGATGGTGGCAGTGGGAGAGGACAGACAGGGCAGCCTGATTCGACTCTCCTAGCAGGACTGGATGCAGCCGGGAAAGACCAGGCAAGCAGGAGGCCTGAAGGGCCCTGAGCCAGCTGTGAAGGAGTAGGTGGGCATTCTCAGGCCAGATGGGGAATGCCCAGGAGGCCTCAGCCCCACAACCTGCATGTCCCCACAGGTGTGATTGACGACCGGGGCAAGTTCATCTACATAACCCCAGAGGAATTGGCCGCCGTGGCCAACTTCATCCGACAGCGGGGCCGGGTGTCCATCGCCGAGCTTGCCCAAGCCAGCAACTCCCTCATCGCCTGGGGCCGGGAGCCCCCTGCCCAAGCCCCAGCCTGACCCCAGTCCTTCCCTCTTGGACTCAGAGTTGGTGTGGCCTACCTGGCTGTCCATCTTCATCCCTCCCCACCATCCTGGGGAAGTGACAGAGTGTGGCCAGGCAGTTATAGATTAAAGGCCTGTGAGTACTGCTGAGCTTGGTGTGACTTGGTGTGGCTTGGTGTGGCAGAAGGCCTGGCCTGGGATCCTAGATGAGCACGTGAAATTTAGGCCTCAGAATGTATCTGAGAGGTGGGGAGGGTCCCTTGGAAGCTGGTGAAGTCCTATTCTTATTATGAATCCATTCATTCAAGAAAATAGCCTGTTGCACATTTACTCTGTTCCTTTGTGCCCTGCAAGCCCTGCCCCCAAGACCTAAATAagatctttctcttcttctgcccCCACTCAAATTAGAAGTGGGGAACCTCTTGGGCCACATCTCTGTTAACTGGGAAAGGGAGGTCTCATGGGTGTTTTTTAACAGATTAGGAGCCCTAAGTAGGGCTGAGAGCCAGTGGGGAGAAGAATTAATGAGAAGCATCAAGGATAGAGTCCTAGGGAGCATCAGCCTTTAAGggggagaggccgggcgcggtggctcgagcctgtaatcccagcactttgggaggccgagacgggtggatcacgaggtcaggagatcgagaccatcctgggctacgtggtgaaaccccgtctctactaaaaatacaaaaaaactagccgggcgagatggcgggcgcctgtagtcccagctactcaggaggctgaggcaggagaatggcgtaaacccgggaggcggagcttgtagtgagccgagatcgcgccactgcactccagcctgggtgacagagcgagactctgtctcaaaaaaaaaaaaaaaaaagtgggaggggCGGGGGTCAGTGAAGGAGAGAGCCATTTGCAGGGCAggtagaaggaaggagaggacCTGCTTGAGCTGGCTATAATTGTGCAGCAGAGGGACATTGCTCATATGGGAAATCACATGAATTCAACTCTACATCCTTGACAAAAAGTTTAAATGGTGTGGGTGATTCCACCCACTGGTGGATGTGAGAACCATATGCTCAGGAGTGGGTGGGATGGGAGGGAGGTGTGTACCTCCTGGAGGGTCGGTCACTCTGGTTCCTGTGGGCTGTTCATGGCATGAGCATCCTGCTGTGCTGAGGGTGAGGCACAtgtttaaatgtgtatttatgcAAAGTGATCCCTAACATAAGCCCCCTACTCCCTCTGGTGCCTGGTGGAGGAGGCAGCTTGCTGTTCTGGCCCAGGAGGAAACTCCCTGGATGGCGATGGGGAAACAGTATGTCAGGTTCCAGGGAAGAGCCTTCTAACTTAGGAGTTGCCAAGGGTGTTTTTGACTTACTGGGTGCCATAGGTGTTGACTGTAGAACCCAAATTCCAAGAAAGGTATGACTGTGCTACTTCCATCAGCAACGGGTACTTGTCATCACCTGGAGCGTGAAGGGCCACATGCATTGTTTGGAAGGCCATCTGGAgcctacattctttttttttttttttttttgaaccaaaatgtcttttatttgaaTACTGAATACATTCTGTTAGGACGTAAGAGTGTGCTaagaataaaagtttttaaagaaaaaaatagcactgGCAGCAAtacaattaaaatggaaaaagtataatttctaataatttcaaatataacaTAAATGACAAATAGATACATTAGCATTCTGTGAACTCCACTTAAGAACTGCTTTATGTGACAAGTTGTAATTTAAGCTTACCTGAAACATGAGTATTCGGAATTTTCAAAAAATgccaaatatatagaaaatagacACAGCAAATGGAAGAGCGTATCATGATTCATTAGACACTTTTAATGAAAACAGCGTTTGACAATTAGAAAACAGTTAAAACTTTtgctttagaaaaaaactacCTCAAACTAATGTTCATATTAGAGGTGACAGTGCTATTTGTGTTTCTAGCATTCTATATTGAAGTTTAtctttcaaatacaaaaaaatttgctctGCCCATTACAGCAGGATGACATGaacttagttttctgttcctccaGATGCTTAGAGCAGCAACAAGACAAGTCTCAGGATCATCATGAGGCTCAAACCTGCAACCAGACCAGCAGGCATTATTTTCTTGGACCTCTTAAATCTCACACCCATTATGGTAGCCAGGAAGAAAGCTGTAAACAGTGATACTTTTACATCTCGTTTGTCATTGGAGACACGGTAAGCTCCATAGCCAGCCAAACATCCAACAAAAAGACCAGCAATCAAAGATAGAATACCACCTCTCCGCTTATATCCAAAAATGCTTCCAAATG includes:
- the LOC111548223 gene encoding transmembrane protein 14A, with translation MDLIGFGYAALVTFGSIFGYKRRGGILSLIAGLFVGCLAGYGAYRVSNDKRDVKVSLFTAFFLATIMGVRFKRSKKIMPAGLVAGLSLMMILRLVLLLL